TGGAACAAATATCATGGAGATTGTACGgtatccatgatgaaatggtccTCCACTGTTAAAAGAAGGAATGTACTTTGTGGGCATTAATCCTGGAGACAATGGACAGCTCTAACATCTGATTATGTACTATTTTTTCATTGTATTTTGAATATAGGAGCACCGGTGACAATTGTGTAATTAAGACATCATAACTCCATGCTAGTTCAGCATGACTAACATGCATAATGCTGTTTCTGTTCTCATACCACCTAACTACTCAACACAGTTGTTTTCTCTTTATATAAAAAACATGAGGTTTATACAAAAAGCTCGGATAGCCACCTGAACACCGTGTGTGTGATTATTTGCAGTAAAGAGGACTTTTCTGGTGACAGCTGAATCCCGTACAATTGAAGACTGTTCAGCTTTATTCTGTTAACACTTGGTATTTCAGATACCTTCTGGGTTAGCTTTGAAAGATGAAGTAGCCTGAAGGAATCATCATGTACAAGATGTGCCCAGATCATTGTTCAATCAATGGCACACTCAAACTACTAATGGGGAAGCTCAGCTTTATGAGGCATGCCTCAAGATACCTACCTATCACTTGCAGAGCCTTGACAAACGTTACTAAATATTGGTGCTGCAAAATTATTATGGAAAATGAGGTGGTGTATTCTGATATAATTGCCTCATCGATTACTCTCATCAGTTCATGTGCCAAAAGATTGGATGCATTTCATATAAAGCCCCATGTGATATCACTAAAGATTTATTCTTTGTTGTCTGTTCTGCCTAAACTCTTCATAATTGCAGCACTAAATCTTAATTTTGATAGTAAAATGGAGCAGTAAAAATACAgattgcatgtgtgtgtgtgtgtgtgtgtgtgtgtgtgtattttaaagGCAGAATTTCAAGAAAAATGTTTTTCTTCAAATTATTCAATTTTAAGTGTTATGTTATACTAATCACTTGCTATTCCAACCCATTCAAGTCTTATTATAATTTTACATAGTGAATTTTCTAGATATTTTTCTCTTCTGAGACTAAATACCATGTACATTTTTACTACTGTATGTAATTTTCCTATTACTTTTAAAGAAATTGTCAAGACTTCAATAAAGTGGTGAATGAGTCATCCATTAGTTGTTCCCACTGATATATGTTCACATAAATAGCAATTGGATATGGTGGTGACCTGTTGCTGTAAGTACTAAAAATATTGCTTTACGGGAACTTAAGTCTGGTATGACCATGCACTTATCAACCAACGGAGGAAATGTGAAAAACTATTCCAATTATTGGGCTCTAATTTTGCTTTAAGGAAGGAGTAGCGATAGGAGACATGAAGGTGTAGCCAGACCACTTGTCACTATAATAGCATTCAAAGCATTTGTGATCTTCAAATGTATATCTGAGCTTCTGAAGTTCAAATAATGTAATACACTTTGATGATGGGTTTCTCATTAACCTCAACTACAGGCCAAAAATGTTCATGGTAGTTTGTTATTACCAGTTCTATTGGGATATATACTTATTGGAAAAGTCAGTAATAACATTGAGCAACTGGTGTTAAAATAATAAAAGTAATATATTGAAGGCTTCGAACCGCCAGTCAATATCAAACTAGTAATGTAGCATTAACTGTTGATCGACTAAAGTAGGAAAAAGAGCTGTTATCCGGTGACTTTAAAACTGTAGGCCGATTTTGGAGATTTCCTTTACAaacataaatgatgcatttctaAGAATTCTCCTTATTGCAAACTATCTTCTGCCATGGATCCATAACCCTACAACACACAATAACTTTTCCCACACATGCAATGGATATGCGGTGGTTCAGGAATCTATCGTGCAATGAAGCGACGAATGGGTAAGATGGTAAGAAAAAATCACCAACTATAACAGATCTCTGTTAACAACCAAGCAGAGGCGGCAAACTGAAAAATGAAATTTCCGAAGCAAGATCCGATCTTCGAAACATTGGAAATAACTGACTTGATTATAACAAGGTTTATTACGCGGGAGTGATAGTGGAATAACAGAACGACAATCCGCATGGCAAGAGATGGAAACTTACCCGAGGCAAGTTGCATCCATGCGCAGACTTTATAGACAGTGGCTGAGTTACAAAAGAAAAAGAGACTGAAGCAGACGAGGCAGCCGATGATCAGAAGCATGGAGATGCCAACGAAGAACATGGCAGTTTTGAAAGCTCCTGAAGGAATAGAGCTGAAATCCAGGGCGCTTCCTTTGCAGATTAGCTCCCTGGTCAGTCCGTTCCCGATGCAGTAATGAAACAATCCGAAGTAGCCAGCTTGGGGAGTATTGATGCTGTCCCCTATCCAGTAGGGTTGGATAAAAATGACTACAGTTATAATGGCAAAGCAAATGGTGAAAATCGCCCAAAGAACACCAATTGCTCTGGAATTTCTCACATAATTAGTGTGATAGATCTTAGCAGCCTCTTGGGCCGGAAGCATTTTGTCCCCCATTCTTCTGGTTTTTTTTTCAGCTCgtgctttgctctctttttgatgCGGATGGTTTTCGTCACCTAAGATGCTTTCTCGGCTTTGTCTTGAGTCATGTTGCTAAGGAAACGGACTGCTGGCTCTGAACAATACTCAATTAATTATTGTCATCTCCCGTGTGTTCCGTCTCGGTTCCAGATCCCGGAGCCTCAGTCAAAAATTGGCTGACTGCGGAAAGGTTTAAGCGAGCCGAGAGTTTCAGCACCGTGGACAGCTTCATCTGAAGAGTTTGAGAGTGACGCGAAATTGACGTCCACATGCGCCTCCCAGAGCAGAGTCAGGGAAGTCTGCCTTATTAAAGAGGCAACTACGTACTCGATTGGAGAAAATCCTTATCGACCATGCTCTATGATTTGATACAGGTGAACAGACAGTTAAATGTAAATCAACAAATGGTCGATCAAAACTTTATTTAGGTTAGTGAAACGGTCATAATTAAATTTTGATTGCCGGGTCCTTTAGGTACGAAAATATTGCAGTTTGGTGTATAGTCTTATGAACTGATCTGCCTGAAAACTCCAAAGAAAATAACGGTAGTTAATAATGCAGAAAAAGGCAAATTTCGTGGTAACCATTTGTGACATATAAATAATACACGAATATAGATTTGGATTGTCACTATGATGGAAAATGATTTTAGTCGCATATATTTTAAGTAGAATTGAAGGATATTGTAAATATTGTAGACATGTAAGTAGGGTTACAACAATTTTACTTTTCAATCACAGACACCCAGTGTTGCAATTTTGATATGAAATCAGGTATAAAGACTGAATCATAAAAACTAAACTAAATCTATTTGTGATTTTCCATCCTTTGCCTCAACTCCATCTGAGGAGCAAGTCTTGCCATGATTGCATATTAGAAAGTACTGTATCAATTTAAAACAACTTACCACTGAGTAATATGTGGTTTTATTGTGCTTGTTTTAAATATTACTAACTCATTGCAAGTGTTCAGCCAAACTGTTGCAGTATAGTTCCAATACAGTCATCTAGCCTTGTGAAATATTGTCTGtttcattttcctctcaaccaTTAGCAAAGAGGTGGGAACTGCTTTCAATTGTGTCATTGCGTGGCACTTATTTGTTAAtatccagtttttttttacagaacacTTCACTCAAAATCTCACCGCTTAGTATAAATATGGGCCAAAAACCTGAATTCCAGAGGCGAAGTAAGAGTGACTACCTATGATATTAAGGATGCATTTGAACAATCTAACAGCCCTGAAAAAACTTAAGTCAATGGACATCAATGGACAATAAATCAATGGCTGGAGACAAACCATACAACAAGGAATAAGGTTCTGATTGTTAAAAATTAATCATCCCAGCCTCAGCAAATAGctaaaggtctagatagagcgGACAGGGCAATGTTGTTTCCTATAGTTAGGGAGCCAAGGAGCAGAGGGCCCGTCCTCTGAatagaagaacatccctttagaacagagatgaggtgcaaTTTtgctagccagagagtggtgaatctgtggaattcattgccacagatggctggggACATCATGTCATTGAGTATATCGAAAGCACAAGTTGAGAAGTTTTTGTTTAGtaagtgcatcaaaggttatgagaagaaggtaggagaatggggttgggagggataatataTTACAACCATGAGAAAATCTTTTTCTCTTCGCATCTTTTTTTACAGTCcttaatggggtgggggggggtggtctcGGTCTGAgacattgactgttcactcttttctgttggtgctgcctggcctgctgagtgtattttgtgtatgttgcttgggaTAATATATTAGTcatgttgaaatggtggagcaaattcaATCAGCCAAAGTGCCCAATTCTgctctatgccttatggtcttcttGAGTTCCTCAGGACAGTGTTCCTGGGTCAactatcttcagctgcttcatcaatgtcCTTCCTTTTGTCATTAAGCATGCAGTGAATATGTTTCCCAATGATTTCATTTACAGTATGTAAAATACTGCAGCTCATGCCAGCATGCATCAAGACCAAGACAACAATCCCTGCATACACTGATAAGTGGCAGGTAATATATTCACCACCAGAGGCTAGCTATGTTAGTACAGTAGCAATGTGATTAGATCAGTGGCTGGTTATCTCACCACCTAACACTCAAACCTTTTGTATCATGAGTAGTTAGATCGGCGTTCCCCCTGAAACAGAGTTTGTGATGTGTCACTGGTGATGTTCTGTCACAGGGGATGTTGTGTTTCTTCAAGAAAGATCTGAACACATCCTTGAATTGTTTCCTCTGGCAGTTTAGTAGCCTCTTCCCATGACAGTTTAGGTTAGTGTCCATTTCAATTGTCTGATGTTGGGCAAGTGATTGATGTGCTCTCCCAAATGTTGTTGATGGAGTGTCACTGGACCTCAGTATTGGCCCAGGAGAATACACTGAGCACATGAAGTTTGGCCTTTGAGTGTGCAGAGATGTACCAGTCATGGGATGCTGCAACTTGGTTACTGATGTTGGTTTGCTTATCCTTGAGGCAAATGTGAAATATTTTGAAGGAACAGCATTGTTGGTAATTTTCCAGTGCCTTGAGATGTCAactatggatagtgtggagcagTGTGGTGAAGTAGAGTAGGCTGGCAGAGGACTTGGCCTTCAGCATGTTGAGAGTAAGGTCATGCTTTATAAAAATTATGATGGcttggtggttgtccatcatgtctgatcatGGCAGGACACATGTGCAAGAAAGATTTTGATGCAGAAAAGCAGTTgcgctggggcagttccactctcttgacctcagaagtctgggtgcAGTGGTATGAACAAGCATCATACTGGGGCATGAGGCCACCCGCTAtcttcacctggtttagcctgcctgtcaaaGCGGTGTACCGAGGTGTGGCCGCTGTGAcacgcaaacagctacttggagccacaggtgggaTCTGAGTATCCGGTCGAGACTAAAGATGAGTGAGCTGCCCCGGAGTGAATAAGACCCCTTCACAGGGGTGcaacccctccctggacaccccatacaccccagtGATGGCTTGGAGATCATCTAAAAACTGCATTTTGACTTCTGACATTTGGGTAACCTTGCATCTGGAGTGTGGTTGCCATAGGTTGACTTATATTGCTTTAATGCTGAAGATTAATTCTACACAATTTGCATGTTTTTTGCATATGAGAAGCAAAAGATTTGGAAAAAAAAGGTGTTTGTACAATGATCCAGTCTTGTTTGATACCAGTCTTCACTGCAAAAGGTTCTGTTATACATATATTGGTTATTTTCATGATATGCCTGTTATCACAGAGCTCTTGAGGCAGTTCCACAGTGCTTCCCAAATGATGGAAACAAAGGATTTGTTGAGGTTGATAAGGTCAAGTATAGTTACTTGTAGCCTTCTCTGTCATAAGTTCAGTTACTGAAGCGAGTCAGTTCACAAAAATCAAGAGAGGCGTTAGACAAGGGTGTGTTTTCTtccctgatttgtttaatgtgcacagtgaaacaatattacaaaaaaataAGAAACATCTTGGGAATCAAGGTTGgcggtgaaaacatcaataatttcagatatgcggatgacactgtgttaattgcaagtacggAGGAAGAACTACGAAACTTAATCGATATAGTTGTTGAGGAAAGTTCAAAAATGGGTCTATCaatcaattgcaaaaagacagaatatatggtgatatccaaaaagaagaAGAATCCTgtctgcaggctgagaataaatggggaagacataaaacaagtacagaacttttgctgcttaggaagctgggtgatatcagatggcaggtgcgacatggacatcaaaagaagaacaGGGATGGCAAAAGACATCTTTGCAAGAATGAAGAGcatactgaccaacactaaactatGCATGACAACCCTCCTGAGAGTACTGATATGTTacatttatccagttatgttatatggctcagaatgttggacaatatctagtaacatgaggaaacaaattgaagcagcagagatgtgttTTTTGAGGAGAATGCATAGAATATCATGGACAAAAtgaatatctaacgaggatgtcaagaacagagcaagcacaaacagagtaataatgtatgagatcatgaaaaggcaacgtaacttcattggacatgtgattaggaaagaggagttagaatgcacggtaattatgggaaagattgaagggaagaaaacaagaggaagtcaaagacaaatgatgatggagacagcagccagagaactggaaatgaataccaatgaattgatccacttgacccgaagcaggagtgtgtgggccatggcagtcaaaacTCAAACTGGGCATgacacctgatgatgatgatagtTACTTGTGCTGAATCCTAGTTTTCCCTGGAGTTGTCATGTGGTGAAAATCACATGCACTCTATCTCTGAATGGATAGAATCCTTACTCAGTAAACAGATCTTCAACCAATTGAGAAGGGCCCTTGCAACACCAGAAAGACCTCTATATGGTTACTAGTAAGGACTAGTCTAATTTCTTGAATATGGTCGCAATTAATATATTTCTGTCTCCTGGAATCTTTTCTTCCTAGATGTAGGCAATGAGGATGTCAATTTGTGACTGAAGCTTTCTTTAATAAGTTTTGGAAATTTAGCAGAAGTACCTTTTAAGGCTTTATTATTTTTCATTTGAGATGTAGACTTGCTGAAATCAAGTCAAGGAGGGGAGGAAGCAGTCCCTAAAATTTTGAATGtgcatcttcagactcctgtacctagtagtaatgagaagagggcttgatCTGGGTAATGTGGGTCTGTAAGATGGATGCCAACTTCTTGAAGCAATGCCTAGTGTCATGGTGGaggtggctgagtctacaaccctctgcagcattTGCTGATCATCTGCATTGAGACCTCCATACCAGGAggtgatgaaaccagtcagaatgctcatcgtgatatatctgtagaaaattgctaaagcctttggtgacattccaaatctcctcagactcctaaggAAACCAAGACTAGGCTTTGCAGTATATATGCCCAACACACATTCACATGTATGTGGGGTCAGGAACAGGAGCCCTTGACCACATTCCCTCTCCTTGTTTTCAGTCCCTTTCTTGCCCATACACTCTTTGTCCCATCTTCCTGAGGTAGTATGCCGGATCCCTTTCCCAGTCCTCAGCCCTTCCCGTAACtctaagcccccccccccccacaattttGTGCATACAACTCTTGAAAGACAATTTTGTGAGCTTCCTTAGGTTTACCTCTGCTGCTCATTACCCACAGCCAAGTCTGCTGATATCATGAGGGGTTAAGTATGCTTGTTGTAAAGTGCTGAGAAATTCCAACTTCAATGGAGATGCACATCAATGATAAATCCAAGTCCTTCAGGAAGAGAGTCCAGGGGATAAAAGATACTTGAAGAAAAATATATAAGTTAAAtggaatcaaaagaaaaattcaccAGAGACCAGGGTCATACTATGTATAACAGGAGAACATTGTGGTTGTGAAATGCCAATCATCTCAGCCCTAGGATATGCCTCAAGGATTTTGTTGGAGCAATGTATTAAGATATACATCTTGAACTCTCATAACATCCCTGGTAATAACCTTCCTTCCCATCACAATCATGGAATTCCTTACCAATAAGTATTGTTGGTGTACCTTTACTGAAAGGTCTGTAATAGTTCAAAGAGATCCTTTGCAATTTCCTCTCAAGGGCAAGAGAATGCCTACGTATTGTAAATTAAT
The genomic region above belongs to Hemitrygon akajei chromosome 27, sHemAka1.3, whole genome shotgun sequence and contains:
- the LOC140717199 gene encoding LHFPL tetraspan subfamily member 5 protein-like; the protein is MGDKMLPAQEAAKIYHTNYVRNSRAIGVLWAIFTICFAIITVVIFIQPYWIGDSINTPQAGYFGLFHYCIGNGLTRELICKGSALDFSSIPSGAFKTAMFFVGISMLLIIGCLVCFSLFFFCNSATVYKVCAWMQLASATGLIMGCMIYPDGWDSDAVKQMCGNKTDKYTLGACSVRWAYILAIIGILDALILSFLAFVLGNRQDSLLPEDFKVENKEVDNA